A genomic segment from Leopardus geoffroyi isolate Oge1 chromosome A2, O.geoffroyi_Oge1_pat1.0, whole genome shotgun sequence encodes:
- the DOHH gene encoding deoxyhypusine hydroxylase has protein sequence MVTEQEVEAVGRTLVDPQQPLQARFRALFTLRGLGGPGAITWISQAFGDESALLKHELAYCLGQMQDSRAIPVLLDVLRDTRQEPMVRHEAGEALGAIGNPEVLEVLKQYSTDPVIEVAETCQLAVRRLEWLQQHSGEPAVAGPYLSVDPAPPAEERDVGRLREVLLDEGQPLFDRYRAMFALRDAGGEEAALALAEGLRCGGALFRHEIGYVLGQLQHEAAVPQLAATLARPTESPMVRHECAEALGAIARPACLAALRAHAADPERVVRESCEVALDMYDYETGPAFQYADGLEQLRTAPA, from the exons ATGGTGACCGAGCAGGAGGTGGAGGCGGTGGGGCGCACGCTGGTGGACCCCCAGCAGCCCTTGCAGGCCCGCTTCAGGGCGCTCTTCACCCTTCGCGGGCTCGGCGGCCCGGGCGCCATCACCTGGATCAGCCAGGCCTTCGGCGACGAGTCTGCCCTGCTCAAGCACGAGCTGGCCTACTGCCTGGGCCAGATGCAGGACTCCCGGGCCATCCCCGTGCTCCTGGACGTGCTGCGTGACACCCGCCAGGAGCCCATGGTGCGCCACGAGGCCG GGGAGGCCCTGGGGGCCATCGGGAACCCGGAAGTTCTGGAGGTCCTGAAACAGTACTCCACCGACCCCGTCATCGAG GTGGCCGAGACGTGCCAGCTGGCTGTCAGGCGGCTGGAGTGGCTGCAGCAGCACAGCGGGGAGCCCGCGGTGGCAGGGCCCTACCTCTCGGTGGACCCGGCCCCTCCCGCTGAGGAGCGCGACGTGGGGCGGCTGCGGGAGGTGCTGCTGGACGAAGGCCAGCCACTCTTCGACCGGTACCGCGCCATGTTCGCCCTGCGCGACGCCGGCGGCGAGGAGGCTGCCCTTGCGCTGGCGGAGG GCCTGCGCTGTGGCGGCGCCCTCTTCCGCCACGAGATCGGCTATGTCCTGGGCCAGCTGCAGCACGAGGCGGCCGTGCCCCAGCTGGCGGCGACCCTGGCCCGGCCAACCGAGAGCCCCATGGTGCGGCACGAGTGCGCGGAGGCCCTGGGAGCCATCGCCCGGCCCGCCTGCCTGGCCGCCCTGCGGGCCCACGCGGCCGACCCCGAGCGCGTGGTGCGGGAGAGCTGCGAGGTGGCCCTTGACATGTACGACTACGAGACGGGGCCGGCCTTCCAGTACGCGGACGGGCTGGAGCAGCTGCGCACGGCGCCCGCCTAG